One genomic region from Salvia hispanica cultivar TCC Black 2014 chromosome 2, UniMelb_Shisp_WGS_1.0, whole genome shotgun sequence encodes:
- the LOC125204673 gene encoding UBP1-associated protein 2A-like, with protein sequence MLLEPFSKDQLTLLIKEALGKHPDLAEIVHRMADSDPAHCKIFVHGLGWDANAETITSVFGKYGEIEDCKVVRDKNTGKSKGYGFILFKNRDGARRALKEPQKLIEGRMTSCQLASSGPVQTPTQTAAPSVSVPPASEYTQRKIYVSNVSAELEPKKLLDYFSKFGEIEEGPLGLDKQTGKPRGFCLFVYKSIESAKKALDEPHKHFEGQILHCQKAIDGPKHSKGFFNQQHGQQQPQPQQHHHQGHQGYYHHQAKKGRYAGSGGVGHTGGHLMAPSAGPAVPSVGFNPAVAPAAIGQAVAALLATQGAGLGIGNLLGGIGNPQGVPPMMNNAGYGGQGAGGYGGQPGMQGGYGGQPQMGQGGVRPHQGGAPYMGHGH encoded by the coding sequence ATGCTTCTCGAGCCCTTCTCTAAGGACCAGCTCACTCTTCTAATCAAAGAAGCGCTTGGAAAACACCCAGATCTGGCTGAGATTGTGCACAGGATGGCTGACTCCGACCCTGCCCACTGCAAGATTTTTGTCCACGGCCTTGGTTGGGATGCCAATGCGGAGACGATTACGTCGGTGTTTGGGAAGTATGGCGAAATTGAGGACTGTAAGGTGGTTAGAGACAAGAATACCGGGAAATCGAAGGGATATGGTTTCATTCTTTTCAAGAATAGGGATGGGGCTCGTCGCGCTCTCAAGGAACCTCAGAAGTTGATTGAAGGCAGAATGACTTCTTGCCAACTGGCGTCGTCTGGGCCAGTTCAGACTCCCACGCAGACTGCAGCGCCGTCCGTTTCTGTACCACCCGCGTCAGAGTACACACAGAGGAAGATATACGTTAGCAATGTGTCTGCCGAACTTGAGCCGAAAAAGCTTTTGGACTACTTCTCCAAATTTGGGGAGATCGAGGAAGGGCCTTTGGGTTTGGATAAACAGACTGGAAAGCCTAGGGGTTTCTGTTTGTTTGTGTATAAGAGTATTGAGAGTGCGAAAAAGGCGCTGGATGAGCCGCACAAGCATTTTGAGGGTCAGATACTGCACTGCCAGAAGGCAATTGATGGCCCGAAACACAGCAAGGGTTTCTTCAACCAGCAGCATGGTCAGCAGCAGCCGCAGCCACAGCAACATCATCACCAGGGGCACCAAGGGTATTATCATCATCAGGCTAAGAAAGGGAGATATGCTGGTAGTGGTGGTGTGGGGCACACAGGTGGACACTTGATGGCCCCAAGTGCGGGACCTGCTGTTCCTTCTGTAGGGTTTAATCCAGCAGTTGCCCCTGCGGCTATAGGACAGGCTGTGGCAGCACTGCTGGCCACTCAGGGGGCTGGATTGGGAATTGGCAATTTGCTCGGGGGGATTGGAAATCCACAGGGTGTACCACCTATGATGAACAATGCAGGTTACGGAGGTCAGGGCGCTGGTGGCTATGGAGGTCAACCTGGTATGCAGGGGGGTTATGGTGGCCAGCCACAGATGGGTCAGGGTGGTGTAAGGCCACATCAGGGTGGGGCACCCTATATGGGTCATGGTCACTAG